A genome region from candidate division KSB1 bacterium includes the following:
- the mutY gene encoding A/G-specific adenine glycosylase, with the protein MKTQPGKATVQTFQNQLIEWYQDEFRDLPWRQTSDPYRIWISEIMLQQTQVKTVIPYYERFIKRFPTVFDLANADLADLLKMWEGLGYYARARNMKKAAQVIVDQHQGVFPHTLKAVRALPGIGPYTAAAILSIAFDQDLAVVDGNVNRVLCRVFRINTDPKSTEGKKIMHKLAEQLLVRGRAGTCNQALMELGALICTPRSPQCLLCPVSELCKARQYGEQEKFPVKSPKRERPHYHIAAGLVWRNGTLLIDQRKEAAMLGGLWEFPGGKIKPGESPERAAEREVMEELGVTVQAEDLFTTIEHGYTHFGHSACIQLPLPDR; encoded by the coding sequence ATGAAAACGCAACCCGGTAAAGCAACTGTTCAGACCTTTCAAAATCAATTGATTGAGTGGTATCAGGATGAATTCCGGGATTTACCCTGGCGGCAAACGAGTGATCCATACCGCATCTGGATTTCCGAGATTATGCTGCAACAGACTCAGGTTAAAACAGTGATTCCGTATTATGAACGATTTATAAAGCGATTTCCGACGGTCTTTGATTTGGCGAATGCCGATTTGGCTGACCTGCTCAAGATGTGGGAGGGGCTCGGCTATTATGCCCGCGCCCGCAATATGAAAAAAGCGGCTCAGGTGATCGTGGATCAACATCAAGGTGTGTTCCCGCACACTCTAAAGGCTGTCAGAGCACTGCCCGGAATCGGGCCTTATACAGCTGCTGCGATTTTAAGCATTGCTTTTGACCAGGATCTCGCGGTTGTGGACGGCAATGTCAATCGTGTGTTATGCCGGGTATTCCGTATTAATACCGATCCCAAATCGACAGAAGGTAAAAAGATAATGCACAAGCTGGCGGAGCAACTATTGGTCAGAGGCCGGGCCGGCACTTGCAATCAGGCGTTGATGGAATTGGGTGCGCTTATTTGCACCCCACGATCGCCTCAATGCTTGCTATGCCCGGTTTCAGAATTATGCAAAGCACGACAGTACGGGGAGCAGGAAAAATTTCCGGTCAAATCCCCAAAACGTGAACGTCCGCACTACCATATCGCTGCTGGCCTGGTCTGGCGCAATGGTACACTGCTCATCGATCAGCGAAAAGAAGCTGCTATGCTGGGCGGATTGTGGGAATTCCCCGGCGGAAAAATAAAGCCGGGAGAATCGCCGGAGCGAGCCGCAGAACGCGAGGTGATGGAAGAACTGGGCGTAACAGTCCAGGCTGAGGATTTGTTTACCACGATTGAACACGGTTACACGCACTTCGGTCACTCTGCATGTATACAATTGCCGTTACCTGACCGGTGA
- a CDS encoding Sir2 family NAD-dependent protein deacetylase, with amino-acid sequence MNRTYAKRSLKYKLSQAVEWLQKSSHTTAFTGAGISVESGIPPFRGEHGLWSKIDPIVLDIQYYSIGNRW; translated from the coding sequence ATGAACAGGACATACGCAAAACGATCGCTGAAATATAAACTTTCCCAGGCGGTCGAGTGGCTGCAAAAGTCATCGCATACCACCGCGTTCACCGGCGCGGGAATTTCGGTGGAGAGCGGCATTCCGCCTTTCCGCGGTGAGCATGGGCTCTGGAGCAAAATTGATCCGATTGTTCTGGATATTCAGTATTATAGTATTGGGAATCGATGGTAG